A region of the Bryobacteraceae bacterium genome:
AGACGCAATTGCAGACGCAACGGTGACAAAAACCGGCTGACTCGCCGGGCTGGTTCCCTGCCCTCGTGATATGCTCCAGCCATGAAAGCGTGGCCGTGGGCATTTCTTCTGCTGTGTGTCGAGGCCATTGGGCAGAATTTCGCCGACATCCGCCCGAGCCCGCAGCAGCTGGCCTGGCAAGAGCTGGAGATCGGCGTGCTGGTCCACTTCGGGCCAAACACGTTCATGGACCGGGAATGGGGCGATGGCACGGTCGATCCTGCGGTGTTCAACCCCACCCGACTGGACGCCGACCAGTGGGTGCGCGCGGCCAGGGCCGCCGGGGCCAAGTACCTCATCCTGGTGGCCAAGCACCATGACGGTTTCTGCCTCTGGCCCTCGCGCCACACCGATTACAGCGTCCGGCGCAGCCCCTGGAAGAACGGCCAGGGCGATGTCGTGCGCGAGGTCGAGCAGGCCTGCCGGCGGCACGGACTTGCCTTCGGCATCTATCTATCCCCGTGGGACCGGCACGATCCGCGCTACGCGGACAACAAAAAATACGACGACTATTATGTGGCGCAAATGACCGAATTGGCCACGCAATATGGACCGCTTGTGGAATTCTGGCTGGATGGCGCCGGCAGCGAAGGGCATGTCTATGATTTCGTCCGTTACGTCCGCACGATGCGGACCTATCAGCCCAACGCGCTGCTGTTTGCGAGCCTCGACTTCATGCCCTACGGCGACATCCGCTGGGTGGGCAACGAAAGCGGCTCTGCGCACGAAGAGAACTGGAACGTCGTGGATAATTACGGCATCGTGCGATGGCGTCCGGCCGAGGCCGATACGCCCCTCCGTCACGGCCACTGGTTCTGGCATCCGGACTCGGAAAAGCGGCTGAAATCGCTGGACGAGCTCATGGACATTTACCACAAAACTGTGGGCCGGGGCGCGCAGCTTGTGCTGGGAATCGCCCCGGACCATCGGGGACTGCTGCCCGAGCCGGACGCAAAAAGGCTGGAGGAATTCGGCGCGGAAATCCGCCGGATTTACGGCAGGCCCGCGGGCGTGCCGGAGGGACCGGATCCGTCCGTTGTCTGGCTGGCGGAACCGCGGCGTGTCGACCGCGTCGTCTTGCAGGAGGATCTCGCCCACGGCCAGATGGTGCGGCGCTTCCGCGTGGAGGCGCAATCCGGTGGACAATGGCGGGAAGTGGCCCGCGGAACGACGATCGGACACAAGCGCATCCTGATCTTCGGCCCGCTGGAGGCCGCCGCGTTGCGGGTGGTGATCGAGGCCAGCCTCGGGCCGGTGCATCTGAAGCCGATGACAGTGTACTCTGGCGGCTTTCCTCCGGCCCGCCGGCGTGATAGTGTAAACGCGGACGTTCATGACCACGCGCCGTGACATCGAGGCCTTTCTCGCGTTGAAGCGGATCGCCGTCGTTGGCGTGTCGCGCCACGCCGCCAGTTACAGCCGCATGGTGTTCCGCGAGCTTCGCAGCCGGGGCTATGAGCTTGTGCCGGTGCACCCGGAGGCGGAGCAGATTGAAGGGATCCCGTGCGCCCGGAGGCTGGCGGACGTGGATCCGCCGCCGGATGCGGCGCTGATCCTGACGAGTCCCAGGCTGTACGGCAGGCTGGGCGAGGAGGCCAGGCAGGCGGGTGTGGCCGCGGTCTGGTTCCGGCAGAAGGGGCCGGATCTGGAGGGCATGGCGGTGGTGGACGGGGAGTGCCCGTTGATGTGGCTGCGTGGCGCGGGCTGGATTCACCGGATGCACCGCAGGCTGCGGCGGTGGGCGGGGACGCTCCCCGCATGAGTTGAGGAGGCTGGCCGTGCTGTGGACGCGACGATCGTTTCTGGCGGCGCCGGCGGCGCTGGCGCTCGAAGGAGGCTCGCCTGTGCGTTCCACGCCGCTGCGGGCGCGCCATTTCGGGCCGCTCTATTACGATGAGTCCGAATGGGGCTTCCTTCGCGAAGTCTGGCAGACCCGCAGCCCGTTCCGGTTCTGGAATTTTGAGAACAGATTGCCCGATAAGGTCGCCGCATTGGAGCGCGAATTCGCCGCAAAAATGGGGGTGAAATACGCGCTGGCGGTGAATTCGGGCACGACGGCGCTGGAGGCGGCGCTGGCGGCGCTGGAAGTGGGCCCGGGCGACGAGGTCGTCATCCCTGCCTGGACGTGGCATTCTTGTTTCCACGCAGTGGTGAGGCATGGCGCGCTGCCGGTGTGCGCGGAAATTGACGAAAGCTTCAACCTCGATCCGGCGCGTGTGGAAGAGGTCATCAGTGCGCGCACGAGGGTGATGATGATCGTGCACCTTCAGGGCAATCCGGCCGACATGGACCGGCTGCTGCCGGTCGCGCGCCGGCATGGGCTGAAGGTCCTGGAAGACGTCTCGCAGGCGGTGGGGGCGTCGTACAAGGGCAGAAGGCTCGGCTCGATGGGCGACATCGCGGCGGCCAGCCTCCAGGTGAACAAGACGATCAGCGCCGGCGAAGGCGGCATGATCTATACGAACGACCCGGTGTTGTTCGAGCGGGCGGTGCGCTTCCACGACGTAGGCACACTCCGCAACGTGCACCAGGAGTGGATCGGACAGGCGAAGCTTGAGCCCGTGCCGGGATCGAACTTCCGCATGACCGAGTTCACCGGCGCGGTGCTGCTGGCGCAGGTGCGCAAGCTGGACCGCATCGTGGGCGACATCCGCGCCGTTGCGCGGCGCGTTTATGACGGCATCGCGGACCTGCCAGGTCTGAAGACGCGGCTGCTGCCCGACCCGGCCGGCGAGCTCGGCGTGGGCGTCTACCTGGACCTGGGGTCGAGGCGGGCGCGCGATCTGTTTCTGAAGGCAATGCGCGCCGAAAACGTGCCCGCCTCGCCGCCGTCGGGCTCGGTGATCCTGCCGGTGCAGAACTACGCCGAAAAGAAACTCACGCTGCATCCGGAATGGCCGAGTTTCCGCGTGGGGCGTGGCCCGGAAATCCGCTACGGGGCGGCATCCTGCCCGCGTACCATTGCAATTCTCGATCGCTTCGGCGGCGTGCTGCTCGATCCAAAATTCAGCGAGCGCGACATAGAGGACATCATTACGGCGATCCGCAAGGTCTATCCGCAGGTGCGGGAGACGACGCAGGCCAGGGGCGCCTGACGCAGGGGGGCGCTGTCTCATCGAAGCGCACGCAGCCGGGCGGCTTCTGCCCGGCTGATGCGGACGACCGTGCCGTGGCGCTGGCCGGGCGGGAAGCTCATCTGCGCGGTCACGTCCTCAAACCGATTCCAGTCGCGCGTGCGGTAGGCCCCACTGGGGCTTCGCGTAGTGGTCGAAGTAGATGAGCTAGTCCCGGCCGAGGCGGATCACCGAAGGGCCTTCGATCCACGATTTCGTGAACGAAGCGGGCTCAGCGCGCCAGGGGCCGGCGGGATCGTCGGCCCAGGCCAGCCGCAGGTTCTTTGCGAGCGGTTCGCGCCGCTCGTCCTTGAAGACCATCAGCCAGCGCCTGCCGGCGCGGACGATGGTTGCGTCGATCACGTTGAAGCCGGGATCGAAAAAGAGCTCCGGCGCGGTGAATCTTTCGAAATCCGGCGTGCGCATCGCCCAGATGCGGTGGTTGTAGCCCTGATCGCCTCTGGCCTCGCTTTCCGGGAGGCGCCCCGGAACGGTGCTTGCCCAAAACACGATCCACTGTTTCTGTTTCGGCTGCCAGACGGCCTCCGGGGCCCAGGCGTTGCGCGCGCCTTCCAGCGGAATGGGGATCAGCCGCTGTGAGGACCAGTGGACCAGGTCGGAAGATGAGGCATGGCCGATGGTGAGCGAGCGGTCCGCTTCCGAGCGCGTCCAGCCGGTGGTCCAGAGCATGTGCCAGCGCCCGCCGGGGCCGCGCACGAGGAACGGATCGCGCATCAGCATCCCGGGCCGTTCCGGACGCACGACCGGCCGGCCGCCGGCGGCCGCAGCCCAGCGGTATCCGTCGTCGGAGAGAGCGAAGAAGACGCCCGTGTCGCCGTTGGCCCGGAATGAAGCGAACAGCAAAGGATCGCCAGCCCTGACAACTGCCGCAATCAGCAAAGCGACGGCCAGGCGCATCCTGATTCGCGCAGCGAAGG
Encoded here:
- a CDS encoding alpha-L-fucosidase; this translates as MKAWPWAFLLLCVEAIGQNFADIRPSPQQLAWQELEIGVLVHFGPNTFMDREWGDGTVDPAVFNPTRLDADQWVRAARAAGAKYLILVAKHHDGFCLWPSRHTDYSVRRSPWKNGQGDVVREVEQACRRHGLAFGIYLSPWDRHDPRYADNKKYDDYYVAQMTELATQYGPLVEFWLDGAGSEGHVYDFVRYVRTMRTYQPNALLFASLDFMPYGDIRWVGNESGSAHEENWNVVDNYGIVRWRPAEADTPLRHGHWFWHPDSEKRLKSLDELMDIYHKTVGRGAQLVLGIAPDHRGLLPEPDAKRLEEFGAEIRRIYGRPAGVPEGPDPSVVWLAEPRRVDRVVLQEDLAHGQMVRRFRVEAQSGGQWREVARGTTIGHKRILIFGPLEAAALRVVIEASLGPVHLKPMTVYSGGFPPARRRDSVNADVHDHAP
- a CDS encoding succinyl-CoA ligase subunit alpha; the protein is MTTRRDIEAFLALKRIAVVGVSRHAASYSRMVFRELRSRGYELVPVHPEAEQIEGIPCARRLADVDPPPDAALILTSPRLYGRLGEEARQAGVAAVWFRQKGPDLEGMAVVDGECPLMWLRGAGWIHRMHRRLRRWAGTLPA
- a CDS encoding arabinosidase (possible pseudo, internal stop codon, frameshifted) gives rise to the protein MLFASFRANGDTGVFFALSDDGYRWAAAAGGRPVVRPERPGMLMRDPFLVRGPGGRWHMLWTTGWTRSEADRSLTIGHASSSDLVHWSSQRLIPIPLEGARNAWAPEAVWQPKQKQWIVFWASTVPGRLPESEARGDQGYNHRIWAMRTPDFERFTAPELFFDPGFNVIDATIVRAGRRWLMVFKDERREPLAKNLRLAWADDPAGPWRAEPASFTKSWIEGPSVIRLGRD